One Ilumatobacter coccineus YM16-304 genomic window, CGGTCCATGGCGGTCGACAGTATCGAGCGGCGAGCCCGAGCCGGAGACGCGGCGAGCGCCGAACCGAGCGCCCGAGCCCGGTGCTCGCGCTCGAGCACCGGGCTCGGTGCGGCGTCGGCATCTACACTGTGTGGCGTGACCGACATCAGCAACGAGTTCCCAGCCGGCGTCCTGACGGGCGACCACGTCAACCAACTGTTCGCTCTGGCGAAGGCCAACCAGTTCGCACTGCCAGCGGCCAACTGCATCGGTACCAACTCGATGAATGCCGTGATGGAGACCGCCGGCAAGCTCAACAGCCCGGTGATCATCCAGTTCTCCACGAGCGGCTCGGCCTTCGTCGGCGGCAAGAACGTGCCGGTCGACGGCGATCGCGCGTCGATCCTCGGCTCGGTCGCCGGCGCCAAGCACGTCCAGACCATGGCCGAGGCCTACGACGCCCGCGTCATCCTGCACACCGATCACTGCCCGAAGAAGAAGCTGCCGTGGATCTCGGGCCTGCTCGACGAAGGCGAAGCGCATTTCGAGGCGACGGGTCGCCCGCTGTTCAGCTCGCACATGCTCGACCTCTCCGAGGAGCCGATGGAGGAGAACATCGACACGTGCGTCGAGTACCTCAAGCGCATGGCGCCGATGGGCATGACCCTCGAGATCGAACTCGGGATCACCGGTGGCGAGGAAGACGGCGTCGACAACTCCGACGCCAACCCCGAAGACCTCTACTCGAAGCCCGAGGAAGTCGCCTACGCCTACGAGCGCCTCATGGAGGTCAGCCCGAACTTCACGATCGCCGCCGCGTTCGGCAACGTGCACGGTGTGTACAAGCCCGGCAACGTCAAGCTCACGCCCACCATCCTGCGTGACGCGCAGGCGCACATCGCCGAGAAGTTCTCCACCGACTCCGACCTGCCCGTCAACTTCGTGTTCCACGGCGGCTCCGGCTCCACCGCCGAGGAGATCGCCGAGGCCATCAGCTACGGCGTGATCAAGATGAACATCGACACCGATCTGCAGTGGGCGT contains:
- the fbaA gene encoding class II fructose-bisphosphate aldolase; its protein translation is MSNEFPAGVLTGDHVNQLFALAKANQFALPAANCIGTNSMNAVMETAGKLNSPVIIQFSTSGSAFVGGKNVPVDGDRASILGSVAGAKHVQTMAEAYDARVILHTDHCPKKKLPWISGLLDEGEAHFEATGRPLFSSHMLDLSEEPMEENIDTCVEYLKRMAPMGMTLEIELGITGGEEDGVDNSDANPEDLYSKPEEVAYAYERLMEVSPNFTIAAAFGNVHGVYKPGNVKLTPTILRDAQAHIAEKFSTDSDLPVNFVFHGGSGSTAEEIAEAISYGVIKMNIDTDLQWAFWDGVRGYADEHRDYLESQLGNPNGADAPNKKYYDPRVWLRAGEVSFVERLEQAFTELNNVNTLA